The following proteins are co-located in the Spirosoma montaniterrae genome:
- a CDS encoding MFS transporter, producing MKIKVNPGSDNFLLFVLACLNFTHIMDFMIMMPMGPQLMRHFGIGPQAFSFLVSAYSLSAGVSGFTAAFFVDRFPRKHVLVTAYAGFLVGTVACGVAPTYEWLAVARLLAGLFGGVLGAQVLSIVGDTFPYERRAQAMSIVMTAFSVASVVGVPFGLWLATTLSWHAPFLVVAGLGIVVLFLLWRFVPRLDGHLIKGEKRPHPLAVLTNILKTPNQLRALWLTTTIMLGHFSIIPFIAPYLVANAGFGENHLYLIYLVGGLLTIFTAPVVGKLADQRGKYPIFVIFALLSLIPIYLITNLTSGSLVVVLFVSGLFFIFSNGRLIPTQAMTASVVLAQQRGGFMSINSSVQLLAQAIATYGAGLIIQKTPTGQLLHYSTVGYLAMIAIFASVFIARTVKPVSEAAEPSEPSEPGLAGIVGIKQD from the coding sequence ATGAAAATCAAGGTCAATCCTGGTTCAGATAATTTTTTGCTGTTTGTGCTGGCGTGCCTGAACTTCACGCACATCATGGATTTTATGATTATGATGCCGATGGGACCGCAGTTGATGCGCCACTTCGGCATTGGGCCACAGGCGTTTAGTTTTCTGGTTTCGGCCTATAGCCTGAGCGCGGGCGTGTCGGGCTTTACGGCGGCTTTTTTCGTAGATCGATTTCCGCGTAAGCATGTGCTGGTAACGGCCTACGCCGGTTTTTTAGTAGGGACGGTAGCGTGTGGCGTGGCCCCGACCTACGAGTGGCTGGCTGTAGCGCGGCTGTTGGCCGGGTTGTTTGGCGGAGTGTTGGGCGCACAGGTGCTATCGATTGTGGGCGACACGTTTCCCTACGAACGCCGGGCGCAGGCCATGTCGATTGTAATGACGGCCTTTTCGGTGGCTTCGGTAGTGGGCGTTCCGTTCGGACTTTGGCTGGCTACTACACTTAGCTGGCACGCGCCGTTTCTGGTTGTGGCCGGGCTGGGCATAGTAGTATTATTCCTGCTGTGGCGGTTCGTACCCCGGCTCGACGGGCACCTTATCAAAGGCGAAAAGCGGCCCCATCCGCTGGCGGTGCTAACCAACATTTTAAAAACGCCCAATCAACTCCGTGCGCTCTGGCTTACCACAACCATCATGCTGGGCCATTTTAGCATTATTCCGTTCATTGCGCCCTATCTGGTTGCTAATGCTGGTTTTGGTGAAAACCACCTGTACCTGATTTATCTGGTGGGGGGATTACTCACTATTTTCACGGCACCGGTTGTGGGCAAACTGGCCGATCAGCGCGGGAAGTACCCCATTTTTGTCATTTTCGCGTTGCTTTCACTTATACCTATCTACCTGATTACCAACCTCACCTCTGGCTCGTTGGTTGTAGTTCTTTTTGTATCGGGTCTGTTTTTCATCTTCTCCAACGGGCGGCTTATTCCAACACAGGCCATGACGGCCTCGGTGGTGCTGGCACAGCAACGGGGTGGGTTTATGAGCATCAACTCATCGGTACAACTACTGGCGCAGGCCATTGCTACCTACGGAGCCGGGCTGATTATCCAGAAAACCCCAACCGGCCAACTGCTCCATTACTCTACCGTTGGCTATTTAGCGATGATCGCCATCTTCGCCAGTGTGTTCATCGCCAGAACGGTGAAGCCCGTTTCTGAAGCAGCAGAGCCATCTGAACCGTCTGAACCGGGATTAGCCGGAATTGTCGGGATTAAACAAGATTGA
- the rsmH gene encoding 16S rRNA (cytosine(1402)-N(4))-methyltransferase RsmH yields the protein MTTNYHEPVMLHACIDGLNLQPGGTYVDVTFGGGGHSREMLRQLEPSDHAPGKLFGFDQDADARVNAQAIDDSRLTFVPANFRHLKRYLRLYKTDQVDGILADLGISSHQIDTPERGFSTRFDADLDMRMNQQADRTAREVVNEYSEADLHRILGMYGEITNARTAAGALVSARSNRPINTISDLKGALQRFAPRGKENKYFAQVFQALRIEVNEELTALEEFLTQVPEVLKPGGRLVVMAYHSLEDRLVKNFINKGKFQGEVDKDLYGNEIKPLRSITRKPIEATPDEIARNPRARSAKLRIAEKIDLT from the coding sequence ATGACTACGAATTACCACGAACCCGTTATGCTGCACGCCTGCATCGACGGGCTGAATCTGCAACCGGGCGGCACTTATGTTGACGTTACGTTCGGGGGCGGGGGACACAGCCGGGAAATGCTACGGCAACTCGAACCTTCAGACCATGCGCCCGGAAAACTGTTTGGGTTCGATCAGGATGCCGACGCCCGTGTTAATGCGCAGGCTATCGATGACTCACGCCTGACGTTTGTTCCGGCTAATTTTCGCCATTTGAAACGGTATCTACGGCTGTATAAAACCGATCAGGTTGATGGCATTCTGGCTGATCTCGGCATTTCATCGCACCAGATCGATACACCCGAACGCGGTTTTTCGACCCGCTTCGACGCTGACCTCGACATGCGGATGAATCAGCAGGCCGACCGCACCGCCCGCGAAGTGGTAAACGAGTACAGCGAAGCCGACTTACACCGGATTCTGGGTATGTATGGCGAAATTACCAACGCCCGCACGGCTGCCGGGGCACTTGTCTCGGCCCGTTCGAACCGCCCAATCAATACTATTAGCGACTTGAAAGGTGCCCTGCAACGCTTCGCCCCACGTGGAAAGGAAAACAAATATTTCGCGCAGGTTTTTCAGGCGTTGCGTATCGAGGTGAACGAAGAGCTGACCGCGCTCGAAGAGTTTTTGACGCAGGTGCCGGAGGTGTTGAAGCCCGGTGGGCGGCTGGTGGTGATGGCATATCACTCGCTCGAAGATCGGTTGGTGAAGAATTTTATTAATAAAGGCAAATTTCAGGGGGAGGTCGATAAAGATTTGTATGGCAACGAAATAAAACCGCTGCGCAGCATTACGCGAAAGCCCATTGAAGCCACCCCCGACGAAATTGCCCGTAACCCCCGCGCCCGCAGCGCGAAACTGCGGATTGCCGAGAAAATTGATTTAACTTGA
- a CDS encoding nucleotidyltransferase has translation MTAPTLLSADDQLTRFVGLMDVVATFYRANLNNPKKPMDISREDVTELFRSLNQHHVQYLLVGGMATALHGYVRATEDLDLWIRVGNENKAGLITALEENDVAGAIYLKDVPLLFGWTSVVAGKRGFTLDMGHALKAFSELDFDACYERAVDASFDGVPFKVIHLNDLITEKRATGRPKDQIDVDELTKLTKRNTDSTDETD, from the coding sequence GTGACTGCGCCCACCCTGCTATCGGCTGATGACCAACTGACCCGCTTTGTCGGGTTGATGGACGTAGTGGCGACGTTCTACCGGGCAAATCTGAATAACCCAAAGAAACCAATGGACATAAGCCGCGAAGACGTGACTGAACTATTCCGCAGTCTCAACCAGCACCATGTTCAGTATCTGCTGGTAGGTGGTATGGCAACGGCCCTCCACGGCTACGTTCGGGCAACAGAAGACTTAGACCTCTGGATTCGGGTTGGCAACGAGAACAAAGCCGGGCTGATTACTGCGCTCGAAGAAAACGACGTAGCTGGTGCTATTTATTTAAAAGATGTGCCGCTCCTCTTCGGCTGGACGAGCGTAGTGGCTGGCAAACGCGGTTTTACCCTCGATATGGGACACGCGCTGAAAGCGTTTTCCGAACTCGATTTTGATGCCTGCTACGAACGAGCCGTTGATGCCTCGTTCGACGGTGTGCCATTTAAAGTGATTCATCTTAACGACCTGATTACCGAGAAACGGGCCACTGGTCGCCCGAAAGACCAGATTGATGTCGACGAATTAACAAAACTGACAAAGAGGAACACGGATAGTACGGATGAAACGGATTAA
- a CDS encoding peroxiredoxin family protein, which translates to MKKLLSFAALLLPISLLACSDSSKPADVQPGQYRAVLQTRGGALPFGLDIQPIPTKPGQYRVFALNGNERLPMDTASVQGDSLRIPMALFESELIAKVNGDQLQGVWRRQRTKTQVQTLPFSAQRGLTQRFVADQPTASINLSGNWATDFGSKTGKVDTVNAVGVFTQKGNRVSGTFLTPTGDYRYLDGNVVGDSLFLSCFDGSHLFLFKARHNPVAKTLTGGFWSGVSGYEPWVARFEPKAELPDPARLTFLKPGSKTLTISFPEPNGNTVSLTDARFKNKVTIVQILGSWCPNCMDETNFLSPWYKRNRSRGVEILGLAFERSANMADSGPKIERMKQRFSIDYPVVLAGTNDKVQASRALPDLNAVVAFPTTIFIDKKGQVRHIHTGFSGPGTGVYYDRYVEEFNRLVDKLLSEPGLVEINRMKQD; encoded by the coding sequence ATGAAGAAACTGCTCTCCTTTGCGGCCCTCCTCCTCCCTATCTCACTATTAGCCTGTTCCGACTCGTCAAAACCTGCCGACGTTCAGCCGGGACAATACCGCGCCGTACTACAAACACGCGGTGGTGCGTTACCCTTCGGTCTCGACATTCAGCCTATTCCGACGAAACCGGGGCAATATCGTGTTTTCGCACTGAACGGCAACGAACGCCTGCCAATGGATACGGCCTCGGTACAGGGCGATTCGCTGCGGATTCCGATGGCGTTGTTCGAGTCCGAACTAATTGCGAAAGTCAACGGCGACCAGTTGCAGGGTGTATGGCGTCGGCAGCGAACAAAAACACAGGTGCAAACCCTGCCCTTCTCCGCCCAACGCGGCCTGACACAGCGATTTGTGGCCGACCAGCCAACGGCATCTATTAACCTTAGCGGTAACTGGGCAACGGATTTTGGCAGCAAAACGGGCAAAGTCGACACGGTAAATGCTGTGGGGGTATTCACGCAAAAAGGCAATCGCGTGTCGGGCACGTTTCTGACACCAACGGGCGATTACCGCTATCTGGATGGCAACGTAGTAGGCGACAGCCTGTTTCTGTCCTGCTTCGACGGTTCACACCTGTTTTTGTTCAAGGCCCGGCACAATCCTGTTGCCAAAACGTTGACGGGCGGCTTCTGGTCGGGCGTATCGGGCTACGAACCGTGGGTGGCCCGCTTCGAGCCGAAGGCCGAACTGCCCGACCCGGCCAGACTAACGTTTCTGAAACCCGGCAGCAAAACGCTAACCATCTCGTTTCCCGAACCTAACGGAAACACTGTGTCGCTGACAGATGCGCGATTTAAAAATAAAGTAACGATAGTACAGATTCTGGGGTCGTGGTGTCCTAATTGTATGGATGAAACCAACTTTCTCAGTCCGTGGTACAAGCGTAATCGCAGCCGGGGCGTCGAAATTCTGGGGTTAGCCTTCGAGCGGTCGGCAAATATGGCCGATTCAGGGCCAAAAATTGAACGAATGAAACAGCGATTCAGCATCGACTATCCGGTGGTACTGGCGGGCACGAACGACAAAGTACAGGCCAGCCGTGCCTTGCCCGACCTGAACGCCGTGGTAGCCTTTCCGACAACAATTTTCATCGACAAAAAAGGGCAGGTACGACATATTCACACGGGCTTCAGCGGACCCGGCACGGGCGTTTATTATGATCGGTACGTCGAAGAGTTTAACCGGCTGGTCGATAAATTATTGTCTGAACCAGGATTAGTTGAGATTAACAGGATGAAACAGGATTGA
- a CDS encoding Gfo/Idh/MocA family protein produces MTNESNQDRRDFLKSAGLLTSGAVLSSLPGLALPFSAGGPGYHFSVNDTIKVALIGCGGRGTGAAQQALNTKQNVKIVALADAYRDRVDDAYKSLMGRSLKAADGSPKVDVPEDRKFVGFDAYKQAIALADVVILATPPGFRPSHFEEAVRQGKHVFMEKPVATDAPGVRKVLAAAEEAKKKKLNVVVGLQRHYQPNYREMVKRIHDGALGDIVGGQVYWISGGVWQKPRKPDQTEMDYQMRNWYYFNWLCGDHINEQHIHNIDVANWVKRGYPVSCQGTGGRQVRTGKDYGEIFDHHIVDFTYADGTVINSQCRHYEGTYSIVDEKFVGTKGKVDTFGQKSALLAYKGAPIYVHNGKADGNPYQIEHDELFDAIAKGQYKFADAENGAKSTMTAVMGRMATYSGNVVKWDDALNSQIDLFPAKLAWDAQPKSLPDKEGNYAIAVPGKTVAV; encoded by the coding sequence ATGACGAACGAATCGAATCAGGATCGGCGCGATTTCCTGAAAAGTGCGGGTCTGCTTACAAGTGGTGCCGTGTTGAGCAGCCTACCCGGTTTAGCATTACCCTTTAGCGCAGGCGGCCCCGGCTACCACTTTTCTGTTAACGACACGATTAAGGTCGCTCTGATTGGTTGTGGCGGGCGCGGTACGGGCGCGGCCCAGCAAGCCCTGAATACTAAACAAAACGTAAAAATTGTAGCACTCGCCGACGCCTACCGCGACCGGGTCGATGACGCGTATAAATCATTGATGGGCCGGTCGCTGAAAGCTGCCGATGGCTCACCCAAAGTTGACGTACCGGAAGACCGTAAGTTCGTTGGATTCGACGCGTACAAACAGGCTATTGCACTGGCCGACGTGGTGATTCTGGCAACGCCACCCGGCTTTCGGCCCAGCCATTTTGAGGAAGCCGTTCGCCAGGGTAAGCACGTGTTCATGGAAAAGCCCGTAGCTACCGATGCACCGGGCGTTCGCAAAGTGCTGGCCGCTGCCGAAGAAGCTAAAAAGAAGAAATTGAATGTGGTGGTGGGCCTGCAACGCCATTACCAACCTAATTACCGCGAAATGGTCAAGCGTATTCACGACGGGGCATTGGGCGACATTGTGGGCGGGCAGGTGTACTGGATTAGCGGAGGGGTGTGGCAAAAGCCTCGCAAACCCGATCAGACCGAGATGGACTACCAGATGCGCAACTGGTATTATTTCAACTGGCTTTGTGGCGATCACATCAATGAACAGCACATTCACAACATCGACGTTGCCAACTGGGTGAAACGTGGCTACCCGGTGTCGTGCCAGGGAACGGGCGGGCGGCAGGTTCGCACGGGCAAAGATTATGGCGAAATTTTTGATCACCACATCGTTGATTTTACCTACGCCGATGGCACGGTTATCAACAGTCAGTGCCGCCATTATGAAGGCACCTACAGCATTGTTGACGAGAAGTTTGTGGGTACGAAAGGCAAGGTCGATACGTTTGGGCAGAAAAGTGCGCTGCTGGCCTACAAGGGCGCACCGATCTACGTGCATAACGGTAAGGCCGATGGCAACCCGTATCAGATTGAACACGACGAATTGTTCGACGCTATTGCGAAAGGGCAGTATAAATTTGCCGATGCTGAAAACGGCGCAAAAAGCACCATGACCGCCGTTATGGGCCGGATGGCAACGTACTCGGGCAATGTGGTGAAATGGGACGATGCCCTCAACTCGCAAATCGATCTGTTCCCTGCCAAACTCGCCTGGGATGCTCAGCCAAAAAGCCTACCCGATAAAGAGGGTAACTACGCTATTGCCGTACCCGGCAAAACGGTAGCGGTGTAA
- a CDS encoding 3-hydroxyacyl-CoA dehydrogenase/enoyl-CoA hydratase family protein, whose product MEATLEKPKTTVKNRTIRRVAVLGSGIMGSRIAAHFANIGVDVLLLDIVPKEPNDAEKAKGLTTDSPAVRNRIVNDAFQTMLKASPASLYSPKFADRIKLGNFDDNLKEIGSYDWVIEVVVERLDIKRSVYERVEQFRKPGTLITSNTSGIPMHLLSEGRSDDFRRNFCGTHFFNPPRYLRLLEIIPGPDTDPAVIDFLMNYGDLYLGKTTVLCKDTPGFIANRLGIQSLIQTIRVAEDMGLTVEEVDKLTGPVVGRPKSGTFRLSDVVGLDTTVNVASNLVKLEHDESRASFELPASVQKLMENKWLGDKTGQGYYKKTKDANGQTQILALDLKTFGYKPSEKVKFATLESTKAIDSLKKRFPVLLAGTDKAGEFYRRTFADGFAYATHRIPEISDELYRIDAAITTGFGWQLGLFETWDALGVQKGVDMMEAQGKKPAQWVYEMLDAGFESFYKIEGGKRMYYDIPARDYKAIPGTEAFIILENLRGDGPSNNIVWKNNGANIIDLGDGILNVEFRSKMNTFGPEVSEALMKGITLAEKDFRGLVVGNDSTEAFSAGANLGTLFMYAVEQEFDEVNLMIAQFQKLITRLRYSAIPVVVAPHTLTLGGGCEASLHADRVVAHSETYMGLVEVGVGLIPAGGGTKEMAARASDLIQTGDPELNIVQNMFMNIATAKVSTSAQEAREMNYLRPTDQIVLNRSRLIAEAKQAAIELAENGYTQPKPRTDIRVQGKTGIALFKAGITAMRMGRYISDHDLKIADKLAYVICGGDLSTPQNVSEQYLLDLEREAFLSLTGEKKTLERIQSLLTGGKPLRN is encoded by the coding sequence ATGGAAGCTACTTTAGAAAAACCCAAAACAACTGTAAAGAACCGGACCATTCGGCGCGTGGCCGTGCTGGGATCGGGCATCATGGGGTCTCGCATTGCGGCCCACTTCGCCAATATCGGCGTCGATGTATTACTGCTCGACATTGTGCCGAAAGAGCCAAACGATGCTGAAAAAGCGAAAGGACTGACCACCGACAGCCCCGCCGTGCGCAACCGCATCGTAAACGACGCGTTTCAGACCATGCTCAAGGCATCGCCCGCGTCGCTCTACAGCCCCAAATTTGCCGACCGTATCAAGCTTGGCAACTTCGATGATAACCTCAAAGAAATTGGTAGTTATGACTGGGTGATTGAGGTAGTTGTTGAACGGCTCGACATCAAACGGTCTGTTTATGAACGCGTTGAGCAGTTTCGCAAGCCCGGTACGCTGATCACGTCGAATACGTCGGGCATTCCGATGCATTTGCTCTCGGAAGGCCGCTCCGATGATTTCCGACGTAATTTTTGCGGTACGCACTTCTTCAACCCGCCCCGCTACCTGCGCCTGCTCGAAATTATTCCCGGCCCCGATACCGACCCGGCTGTGATTGATTTCCTGATGAACTACGGCGATCTGTATCTGGGCAAAACTACGGTGCTCTGCAAAGACACGCCCGGCTTCATTGCCAACCGGCTCGGTATTCAGTCCCTGATTCAAACGATTCGGGTGGCCGAAGACATGGGCCTGACGGTTGAAGAAGTCGATAAACTGACCGGGCCGGTAGTAGGTCGGCCCAAGTCGGGTACGTTCCGGCTGTCGGACGTGGTGGGCTTGGACACAACCGTGAACGTAGCCTCCAACCTCGTTAAGCTGGAGCACGACGAGTCGCGGGCGAGTTTTGAGTTGCCGGCGTCGGTGCAGAAGCTGATGGAGAACAAGTGGCTCGGCGACAAAACCGGACAGGGCTATTACAAGAAAACGAAAGACGCTAACGGGCAAACGCAGATTCTGGCTCTCGACCTGAAAACATTCGGGTACAAGCCGTCGGAGAAAGTCAAATTTGCCACGCTCGAAAGCACAAAAGCAATTGATAGTCTGAAGAAACGCTTCCCCGTACTGCTGGCGGGCACCGACAAAGCGGGCGAATTTTACCGCCGAACCTTTGCCGACGGATTTGCCTATGCCACGCATCGCATCCCCGAAATTTCAGACGAACTCTACCGCATCGACGCGGCCATTACAACCGGCTTCGGCTGGCAGTTGGGCCTGTTCGAGACCTGGGACGCGCTTGGCGTTCAGAAGGGCGTAGATATGATGGAAGCACAGGGCAAAAAACCCGCGCAATGGGTGTATGAGATGCTCGACGCCGGTTTTGAGAGCTTCTACAAGATTGAAGGGGGCAAGCGGATGTATTACGACATTCCAGCGAGAGACTACAAGGCTATTCCCGGCACGGAAGCGTTTATTATTCTCGAAAACCTCCGGGGAGACGGTCCCAGTAACAATATTGTCTGGAAAAACAACGGAGCCAATATCATCGACCTCGGCGACGGCATTCTGAACGTAGAGTTCCGCTCGAAGATGAACACCTTCGGGCCGGAGGTTTCGGAAGCTCTGATGAAAGGTATTACGCTGGCCGAGAAAGACTTCCGGGGTCTGGTTGTCGGCAACGACTCGACCGAAGCGTTCTCGGCAGGTGCCAACCTCGGTACGCTGTTCATGTACGCTGTTGAGCAGGAGTTCGATGAGGTGAACCTGATGATTGCCCAGTTTCAGAAACTCATCACGCGGTTGCGCTACTCAGCTATTCCGGTAGTGGTGGCCCCGCACACGCTTACGCTGGGGGGCGGCTGCGAAGCCTCGCTTCACGCCGACCGCGTAGTGGCCCATTCAGAAACGTACATGGGTCTGGTAGAAGTAGGCGTTGGTCTGATTCCGGCAGGTGGCGGCACCAAAGAAATGGCCGCCCGTGCGTCAGATTTGATTCAGACCGGCGACCCGGAGCTGAACATTGTGCAAAACATGTTCATGAACATTGCCACCGCAAAAGTTTCGACCTCGGCGCAGGAAGCCCGCGAAATGAATTACCTGCGGCCTACAGACCAGATTGTGCTGAATCGCAGCCGTCTGATTGCCGAAGCCAAACAAGCGGCTATTGAACTGGCCGAAAATGGCTATACACAGCCCAAACCCCGCACCGACATTCGGGTACAGGGCAAAACGGGTATCGCACTTTTTAAAGCCGGTATTACGGCCATGCGCATGGGTCGCTATATTTCAGATCACGACCTGAAAATTGCCGACAAACTGGCTTATGTTATCTGCGGTGGCGACCTCAGCACCCCGCAAAACGTATCGGAGCAATACCTGCTCGATCTGGAGCGCGAAGCCTTCCTGTCGCTGACTGGCGAGAAGAAAACCCTGGAGCGGATTCAAAGCCTGCTCACGGGCGGCAAACCGCTGCGAAATTAA
- a CDS encoding SDR family NAD(P)-dependent oxidoreductase produces MWLESKRIVVIGGTTGMGLSAALAFVREGAQVVVVGRNPESCTAAENQLEGNGLAMSGDASDPQTAPKAIALCQQIFGGFDGLYHVAGGSGRRFGDGPLHELTLEGWNYTVNLNLTSLMLSNQAAVRAFRAQQTGGTILNMGSVLGSSPSPMYFATHAYAAMKSAVIGFTKSTAAYYASNNIRINVLAPALVETPMAQRAANDHTIVSFTKTKQPLDGGRIGQPADLDGAAVYFMSDYSVFTTGQVLTVDGGWSVSEGQI; encoded by the coding sequence ATGTGGTTAGAGTCTAAACGAATCGTAGTGATTGGCGGCACAACTGGCATGGGCTTGTCGGCAGCTTTAGCATTTGTCCGCGAAGGAGCGCAGGTGGTTGTGGTGGGGCGAAACCCCGAAAGTTGTACAGCCGCCGAAAACCAGTTAGAAGGCAACGGTTTAGCCATGTCGGGCGACGCATCGGACCCGCAAACGGCTCCCAAAGCCATTGCCCTTTGTCAGCAGATTTTTGGTGGTTTCGATGGACTCTATCACGTAGCGGGCGGCTCTGGTCGGCGGTTTGGCGATGGGCCTTTGCACGAACTGACGCTGGAGGGCTGGAACTACACTGTGAACCTGAACCTGACATCGCTCATGCTGTCGAATCAGGCGGCTGTGCGGGCGTTTCGGGCGCAGCAGACCGGCGGCACCATTCTGAACATGGGGTCGGTGCTGGGGTCGAGTCCGTCGCCAATGTATTTTGCGACCCACGCCTACGCAGCCATGAAATCGGCGGTAATAGGCTTCACCAAATCGACCGCAGCCTACTACGCCAGCAACAATATCCGCATCAACGTGCTGGCACCGGCATTGGTCGAAACGCCAATGGCGCAACGGGCTGCCAACGACCATACCATTGTGTCGTTCACCAAAACCAAGCAACCCCTCGACGGCGGACGAATCGGTCAGCCTGCTGATCTCGACGGGGCAGCCGTGTATTTTATGTCAGACTATTCCGTTTTCACTACCGGTCAGGTGCTGACTGTTGATGGCGGCTGGAGTGTAAGCGAAGGGCAAATATGA
- a CDS encoding MarR family winged helix-turn-helix transcriptional regulator, translated as MKKEKTVDFHIKWGWHAISRMYNAYAARFDITMAIGYVLLNIDLEEGTPATKIGPLLGMEPRSLVRMLKSLEERGLIRREVDGSDKRFVRIYLTDEGRAKREMAREGVIQFNNMIRERIPLDKLVTFFEVMKDINRIVEEENNKLKASEPEELTLE; from the coding sequence ATGAAAAAAGAGAAAACTGTTGATTTTCACATAAAATGGGGTTGGCACGCCATTTCGCGTATGTACAACGCTTACGCGGCCCGCTTCGACATTACGATGGCGATTGGGTACGTGCTGCTCAACATCGATCTTGAAGAAGGGACTCCAGCCACAAAAATTGGTCCGCTGCTGGGCATGGAACCCCGTTCATTAGTGCGGATGCTGAAGAGCCTGGAAGAACGCGGCCTGATTCGACGCGAAGTTGATGGGAGCGACAAACGCTTTGTCCGTATCTACCTGACCGATGAAGGCAGAGCCAAGCGCGAAATGGCCCGCGAAGGCGTGATTCAATTCAATAACATGATCCGCGAACGTATTCCTCTCGATAAACTGGTAACGTTTTTTGAGGTTATGAAAGACATCAACCGGATTGTTGAAGAAGAAAATAACAAACTGAAAGCCAGTGAACCTGAAGAATTAACCTTAGAATAA